Proteins encoded together in one Variovorax paradoxus EPS window:
- a CDS encoding LysR family transcriptional regulator, producing the protein MTDATQGLSDTSLMLHVRPRQLLLLARLDAHRHLGRAAEAMNISQPAATKLLQQLEDSLGEKLFERLARGMEPTPYGEILIRYARRVLSDFGTAREEMLALRSGLSGALRVGSVPGAVPELLAPALVEYHRRHPQVAVSVIVETSDVMQAQLEQGDVDLVLGRLTDSHDEAKYASVPLLGESQVAVVRAAHPVFERSAPVTLAEMAGWSWVLQPPGSPQRGRFEAAMREAGIQARLDIIETASPIAITALLENSDMAAVMPASQADHYARLGVLRTVPVELPVRVPPICLITREDRALSPAAAQFRRQLLGGGT; encoded by the coding sequence ATGACCGATGCGACCCAGGGCCTCTCCGACACCTCGCTGATGCTCCATGTGCGGCCGCGCCAGTTGCTCCTGCTGGCCCGGCTCGATGCCCATCGCCACCTCGGGCGCGCGGCCGAAGCCATGAACATCAGCCAGCCCGCCGCCACCAAGCTGCTGCAGCAACTGGAAGATTCGCTCGGCGAAAAGCTCTTCGAGCGCCTCGCGCGCGGCATGGAGCCCACGCCCTATGGCGAGATCCTCATCCGCTACGCCCGCCGCGTGCTCAGCGACTTCGGCACCGCCCGCGAGGAAATGCTCGCGCTGCGCTCGGGCCTGAGCGGCGCGCTGCGCGTGGGCAGCGTGCCCGGCGCGGTGCCCGAGCTGCTGGCGCCGGCGCTGGTGGAGTACCACCGCCGCCATCCGCAAGTGGCCGTGTCGGTGATCGTCGAAACCAGCGACGTGATGCAGGCGCAACTGGAGCAGGGCGACGTCGACCTCGTGCTGGGCCGGCTCACCGACAGCCACGACGAGGCGAAGTACGCGAGCGTGCCGCTGCTGGGCGAATCGCAGGTGGCGGTGGTGCGCGCGGCGCACCCGGTGTTCGAGCGCAGCGCCCCGGTCACGCTGGCCGAGATGGCGGGCTGGTCGTGGGTGCTGCAGCCGCCCGGCTCGCCGCAGCGCGGGCGCTTCGAGGCGGCGATGCGGGAGGCGGGCATCCAGGCGCGGCTGGACATCATCGAAACGGCATCGCCCATCGCCATCACCGCGCTGCTGGAGAACTCCGACATGGCGGCCGTGATGCCGGCCTCGCAGGCCGATCACTACGCCCGGCTCGGCGTGCTGCGCACCGTGCCGGTGGAGCTGCCGGTGCGCGTGCCGCCGATCTGCCTCATCACCCGGGAAGACCGGGCGCTCTCGCCGGCGGCCGCGCAGTTCAGGCGCCAGTTGCTGGGCGGCGGTACCTGA
- a CDS encoding ABC transporter substrate-binding protein: protein MKRFLKAGLVLALLGTGLVSQAATELVIATVNNGHMIEMQKLTPFFEKANPDIKLKWVTLEEGTLRQRVTTDIATKGGQFDVMTIGLYEAPIWSKKGWLQPIATDAAYDADDLLPAIRAGLSYEGKLYAAPFYGESSMLMYRKDLADKVGFKMPEQPTWVQVKELAGKIHDPKAGVYGMCLRGKPGWGDNMAFLTTLVNTNGGQWFDMQWKPQIDTKPWKDAINFYVDLMKAYGPPGASANSFNENLALFNEGKCGMWVDATIAASFISDPKQSKVADKVAFAQAPVAVTPKGANWLWTWNLAIPASSTKGAAAQTFVKWATSKEYVNLVAKEAGWGAVPTGTRKSTYANPEFQKVAKFAAAEKKAIDSANLSDSTLPKSPYVGVQYAAIPEFQAIGTGVGQQMSAALSGKVTVDQALKTSQTLAEREIKKSGQYK, encoded by the coding sequence ATGAAGCGTTTTCTGAAAGCCGGCCTCGTCCTCGCACTCCTCGGCACGGGGCTCGTGTCCCAGGCCGCCACCGAACTCGTGATCGCGACCGTGAACAACGGCCACATGATCGAGATGCAGAAGCTCACCCCCTTCTTCGAGAAGGCCAACCCTGACATCAAGCTCAAGTGGGTCACGCTGGAAGAAGGCACGCTGCGCCAGCGCGTGACCACCGACATCGCCACCAAGGGCGGCCAGTTCGACGTGATGACCATCGGCCTGTACGAAGCGCCGATCTGGTCGAAGAAGGGCTGGCTCCAGCCCATCGCCACCGACGCCGCCTATGACGCCGACGACCTGCTGCCCGCCATTCGCGCCGGTCTCTCCTACGAAGGCAAGCTCTACGCGGCCCCCTTCTACGGCGAGAGCTCGATGCTCATGTACCGCAAGGACCTGGCCGACAAGGTCGGCTTCAAGATGCCCGAGCAGCCCACCTGGGTGCAGGTGAAGGAGTTGGCCGGAAAGATCCACGACCCCAAGGCCGGCGTGTACGGCATGTGCCTGCGCGGCAAGCCGGGTTGGGGCGACAACATGGCCTTCCTGACCACGCTGGTCAACACCAACGGCGGCCAGTGGTTCGACATGCAGTGGAAGCCGCAGATCGACACCAAGCCCTGGAAGGATGCGATCAACTTCTACGTCGACCTGATGAAGGCCTACGGCCCGCCGGGCGCCTCGGCCAACAGCTTCAACGAGAACCTGGCGCTGTTCAACGAAGGCAAGTGCGGCATGTGGGTGGATGCGACCATCGCGGCTTCGTTCATCAGCGATCCGAAGCAGTCGAAGGTGGCCGACAAGGTTGCCTTCGCACAAGCGCCCGTCGCCGTGACCCCGAAGGGCGCCAACTGGCTGTGGACCTGGAACCTGGCGATTCCCGCCAGCTCGACCAAGGGCGCGGCCGCGCAGACCTTCGTGAAGTGGGCGACCTCCAAGGAGTACGTGAACCTCGTCGCCAAGGAAGCCGGCTGGGGCGCGGTGCCCACCGGCACGCGCAAGTCGACCTATGCGAACCCCGAGTTCCAGAAGGTGGCCAAGTTCGCGGCTGCAGAGAAGAAGGCGATCGACAGCGCCAACCTGAGCGACAGCACGCTGCCCAAGTCGCCTTACGTCGGCGTGCAGTACGCGGCGATTCCCGAGTTCCAGGCGATTGGCACCGGCGTGGGCCAGCAGATGAGCGCGGCGCTGTCGGGCAAGGTCACGGTCGACCAGGCACTGAAGACCTCGCAGACGCTGGCTGAGCGCGAGATCAAGAAGTCGGGCCAGTACAAGTAA
- a CDS encoding carbohydrate ABC transporter permease: MKRLLPRALMAPAVLTLFLWMIVPLLMTLYFSFVNYNLMQPGERTFAGIENFHYFVTDPDFWPATWNTLLLIGSVIVITVVFGVLLALLVNEPFPGRGIVRVLLISPFFVMPAVNALLWKHMMMNPIYGVLADVWRFFGAQPVDWLTDVPLLSVIIMVAWQWLPFACLIFITSLQSLDREQMEAARMDGASSFQRFFYLTIPHLGRPMAVVIMIEMIFLLSVFAEIAITTNGGPGNESTNMTYLIFKQSLMNFDVGVASAGALFAVVLANIVAVFLIRIIGKNLD, encoded by the coding sequence ATGAAAAGACTCCTGCCCCGGGCCCTCATGGCGCCCGCCGTGCTCACGCTCTTCCTCTGGATGATCGTGCCGCTGTTGATGACGTTGTACTTCTCCTTCGTGAACTACAACCTCATGCAGCCCGGCGAACGCACGTTCGCGGGCATCGAGAACTTTCACTACTTCGTCACCGACCCCGACTTCTGGCCCGCGACATGGAACACGCTGCTGCTCATCGGCAGCGTCATCGTCATCACGGTGGTGTTCGGCGTGCTGCTCGCGCTGCTGGTGAACGAACCGTTCCCCGGTCGCGGCATCGTGCGGGTGCTGCTCATCTCGCCGTTCTTCGTCATGCCGGCAGTGAACGCGCTGCTGTGGAAGCACATGATGATGAACCCCATCTACGGCGTGCTCGCCGACGTGTGGCGCTTCTTCGGCGCGCAGCCCGTGGACTGGCTCACCGACGTGCCGCTGCTCTCGGTGATCATCATGGTGGCCTGGCAGTGGCTGCCCTTCGCCTGCCTCATCTTCATTACCTCGCTGCAGTCGCTGGACCGCGAGCAGATGGAGGCCGCGCGCATGGACGGTGCGAGTTCGTTCCAGCGCTTCTTCTATCTCACCATTCCGCACCTCGGTCGTCCGATGGCGGTGGTGATCATGATCGAGATGATCTTCCTGCTCAGCGTGTTCGCCGAGATCGCCATCACCACCAATGGCGGCCCGGGCAACGAGAGCACGAACATGACCTACCTGATCTTCAAGCAGTCGCTGATGAATTTCGACGTGGGCGTGGCTTCGGCCGGTGCGCTGTTCGCGGTGGTGCTGGCGAACATCGTCGCGGTGTTCCTCATCCGAATCATCGGCAAGAACCTCGACTGA
- a CDS encoding carbohydrate ABC transporter permease: protein MQPSNFLPQLLRTVGAWAVALLLFFPLGWLFLTAFKTELQAIHVPPLFIFEPTLDNFGEVQRRSDYLLYARNSLITSLGSTILGLLIAAPAAYSMAFFRTKKTRDILMWMLSTKMMPAVGALVPIYVLAQTAGMLDSLTALTIVFTLSNLPIMVWMLYSAYKDIPNEILEAARMDGASLWTEFRHVVMPLSVGGLASTGLLCLVLSWNEAFWALNLTSAKAGTLATLIASYSSPEGLFWAKLSAASLMAIAPIVVFGWFSQKQLVQGLTFGAVK from the coding sequence ATGCAACCCAGCAACTTCCTTCCCCAATTGCTGCGCACCGTCGGTGCGTGGGCCGTCGCGCTGCTCCTGTTCTTCCCGCTCGGCTGGCTGTTCCTCACGGCCTTCAAGACGGAGCTGCAGGCGATCCATGTGCCGCCGCTTTTCATCTTCGAGCCCACGCTCGACAACTTCGGCGAGGTGCAGCGCCGCAGCGACTACCTCTTGTATGCGCGCAACTCGCTCATCACCAGCCTGGGCTCGACGATCCTCGGCTTGCTGATCGCGGCACCCGCCGCGTACTCGATGGCGTTCTTTCGCACGAAGAAGACGCGCGACATCCTCATGTGGATGCTCTCCACCAAGATGATGCCGGCCGTCGGCGCGCTGGTGCCGATCTACGTGTTGGCGCAGACCGCGGGCATGCTGGACTCGCTCACCGCGCTCACCATCGTGTTCACGCTGTCGAACCTGCCGATCATGGTGTGGATGCTCTACAGCGCCTACAAGGACATTCCGAACGAGATCCTGGAGGCAGCGCGCATGGACGGCGCGAGCCTGTGGACCGAGTTCCGCCACGTCGTGATGCCGCTGTCGGTCGGCGGACTCGCATCGACCGGGCTCCTGTGCTTGGTGCTGAGCTGGAACGAGGCCTTCTGGGCGTTGAACCTCACGTCGGCAAAGGCTGGCACGCTGGCGACGCTGATCGCCTCGTACTCCAGCCCCGAAGGCCTGTTCTGGGCCAAGTTGTCGGCTGCCTCGCTGATGGCCATTGCGCCCATCGTCGTGTTCGGCTGGTTCAGCCAAAAGCAGTTGGTGCAAGGCCTGACCTTCGGCGCCGTCAAGTAA
- a CDS encoding ABC transporter ATP-binding protein: MAYLELKNIKKSFGDVNIIKGVDLEIQKGEFIVFVGPSGCGKSTLLRLIAGLEPITSGNLMLDGKDITWAPSGKRDLAMVFQSYALYPHMSVYDNMSFALKLAGVAKDEIRTKVEYAAKTLNLTQYLDRTPKDLSGGQRQRVAIGRAIVRAPKVFLFDEPLSNLDAALRGNTRVEIHKLHRALGATTIYVTHDQVEAMTLADRVVVLKDGLIEQVGTPLELYDRPANQFVAQFIGMPSMNMVSASAIPSFSAATGGRLPNDGFLGVRPEGLRVHPKQGSPVSDVLGRVELIEALGADTLIHVDVGGVPLIARQNDRTPLQAGDDVAVELDPSVLHLFNREGRSVSA; this comes from the coding sequence ATGGCCTACCTCGAACTCAAGAACATCAAGAAGAGCTTTGGTGACGTCAACATCATCAAGGGCGTCGACCTCGAAATCCAGAAGGGCGAATTCATCGTCTTCGTCGGGCCCTCGGGCTGCGGCAAGTCGACGCTGTTGCGGCTGATCGCGGGCCTGGAGCCGATCACCAGCGGCAACCTGATGCTCGATGGCAAGGACATCACCTGGGCGCCTTCGGGCAAGCGCGACCTGGCGATGGTGTTCCAGAGCTACGCGCTCTATCCGCACATGAGCGTGTACGACAACATGTCCTTCGCGCTCAAGCTCGCGGGCGTCGCCAAGGACGAGATCAGGACCAAGGTCGAGTACGCGGCCAAGACGCTGAACCTCACGCAGTACCTGGACCGCACACCGAAGGACCTGTCGGGTGGCCAGCGCCAGCGCGTGGCCATCGGCCGTGCGATCGTGCGTGCGCCGAAGGTGTTTCTCTTCGACGAGCCGCTGTCGAACCTCGATGCGGCACTGCGCGGCAACACGCGCGTCGAAATCCACAAGCTGCACCGCGCGCTCGGCGCGACCACGATCTACGTCACGCACGACCAGGTCGAGGCCATGACGCTGGCCGACCGCGTGGTGGTGCTAAAGGACGGGCTGATCGAGCAGGTCGGCACGCCGCTGGAGCTGTACGACCGCCCGGCCAACCAGTTCGTCGCGCAGTTCATCGGCATGCCGTCGATGAACATGGTGTCGGCGAGCGCCATCCCGAGTTTTTCCGCAGCGACCGGCGGACGGCTGCCGAACGACGGCTTCCTCGGGGTGCGCCCCGAGGGCCTGCGCGTGCATCCGAAGCAGGGCTCGCCGGTGTCGGACGTGCTGGGCCGCGTGGAGCTGATCGAGGCGCTGGGTGCCGACACCCTGATCCACGTCGATGTGGGCGGCGTGCCGCTCATCGCGCGGCAGAACGACCGCACGCCGCTGCAGGCCGGTGATGACGTGGCCGTCGAACTCGACCCCAGCGTGCTGCACCTCTTCAACCGCGAAGGCCGTTCGGTCTCCGCTTGA
- the dalD gene encoding D-arabinitol 4-dehydrogenase, producing the protein MLHLGLGSFHRAHQAVYLQRLIEAGDTRWSLSGANIRPDMAEVVAALRAQGGRYTLETVSPAGEYRYEQIEAIREVLPYEPSLAAVIARGAAPSTRIVSFTVTEAGYYLDAKDNKLDLSFADLAADIERARRGEAGETIYGAVCAILRARKAAGAGPVTLLNCDNLRHNGDRFHGGLLEFIERAGDADLLAWTVANTRCPNAMVDRITPRPPPELRARVLAATGRDDAAPITGESFIQWVIEDSFIAGRPDWGRVGVELVESVQPYEEAKIRILNATHSCIAWAGTLIGLEFIHEGTHDAAIRKMAHDYVTDDVIPCLSPSPIDLAAYRDVVLDRFGNPAIRDTNQRVAADGFSKIPGFIAPTVRERLAAGQGIDSVAMLPALFLAFLQRWHRGALPYAYQDQGMDAAVAHAICDAADPVAALCADAGLWGDLAGDARLVEAVRKACARVVRFVEGDVQ; encoded by the coding sequence GTGCTTCACCTGGGCCTGGGTTCGTTCCATCGCGCCCACCAGGCCGTCTACCTGCAGCGGCTGATCGAGGCGGGCGACACCCGCTGGTCGCTGTCGGGCGCCAACATCCGGCCCGACATGGCCGAGGTCGTCGCGGCCCTGCGCGCGCAGGGCGGGCGCTACACGCTGGAGACCGTGTCGCCCGCGGGCGAGTACCGCTACGAGCAGATCGAGGCGATCCGCGAGGTGCTGCCCTACGAGCCCTCGCTGGCCGCGGTGATCGCGCGCGGCGCGGCGCCGTCCACGCGCATCGTCTCGTTCACCGTGACCGAGGCGGGCTACTACCTCGATGCGAAGGACAACAAGCTCGACCTGTCGTTCGCGGACCTCGCCGCCGACATCGAACGCGCGCGGCGCGGCGAGGCGGGCGAGACGATCTACGGCGCGGTGTGCGCGATCCTTCGCGCGCGCAAGGCGGCGGGCGCAGGGCCCGTCACGCTCCTGAACTGCGACAACCTGCGCCACAACGGCGACCGCTTCCATGGCGGGCTGCTGGAGTTCATCGAACGCGCGGGCGATGCCGACCTGCTGGCCTGGACCGTCGCCAACACCCGCTGCCCGAACGCGATGGTCGACCGCATCACACCGCGTCCGCCACCCGAGCTGCGCGCGCGCGTGCTGGCTGCCACCGGCCGCGACGATGCCGCGCCGATCACCGGCGAGAGCTTCATCCAGTGGGTCATCGAAGACAGCTTCATCGCCGGCCGGCCCGACTGGGGGCGCGTGGGCGTGGAGCTCGTCGAGTCGGTGCAGCCGTATGAAGAGGCCAAGATCCGCATCCTCAACGCGACCCACAGCTGCATCGCCTGGGCCGGCACGTTGATCGGGCTCGAATTCATCCACGAAGGCACGCACGACGCAGCCATCCGCAAGATGGCGCACGACTACGTGACCGACGACGTGATCCCGTGCTTGAGCCCCAGCCCCATCGACCTCGCGGCGTATCGCGACGTGGTGCTCGACCGCTTCGGCAACCCCGCGATCCGCGACACCAACCAGCGCGTGGCGGCCGATGGCTTCTCGAAGATCCCGGGCTTCATCGCACCGACCGTGCGCGAGCGCCTGGCTGCGGGGCAGGGCATCGACAGCGTGGCGATGCTGCCGGCGCTGTTCCTCGCCTTCCTGCAGCGTTGGCATCGCGGCGCGCTGCCCTACGCCTACCAGGACCAGGGCATGGACGCGGCGGTGGCGCATGCGATCTGCGATGCGGCCGATCCGGTCGCGGCGCTGTGCGCCGACGCGGGCCTGTGGGGCGACCTCGCGGGCGATGCGCGGCTGGTCGAGGCGGTTCGCAAGGCATGTGCGCGCGTGGTGCGCTTCGTCGAAGGCGACGTGCAATGA
- a CDS encoding L-iditol 2-dehydrogenase, which translates to MTSGRLQDRHVLLTGAGGGIGLAVAEACIAAGARCSVIDRASNAPEAVRAVQQRHPDGLAYISADVTSAQDIQRLLTEAIAAFGPIHTLFNNAAVFDLAPLLDSDEASFDKLFAVNVKGMFFVMQAVLRHMVEAGAQGASVINMASQAGRRGEALVSHYCATKAAVISYTQSAALAMAPHGIRVNGIAPGVVDTPMWDHVDSLFAKAEGLPPGEKKRRVGLEVPLGRMGMPGDIAGAAVFLASDEARYITAQTLNVDGGNVMS; encoded by the coding sequence ATGACCAGCGGCCGCCTGCAGGACCGCCACGTGTTGCTGACCGGTGCCGGCGGCGGCATCGGTCTTGCGGTGGCGGAGGCCTGTATCGCCGCAGGGGCGCGCTGCAGCGTGATCGACCGTGCGAGCAATGCGCCGGAGGCCGTACGTGCGGTGCAGCAGCGCCATCCCGATGGTCTTGCCTACATCTCGGCAGACGTCACGAGCGCGCAAGACATTCAACGTCTGCTGACCGAGGCGATTGCCGCCTTCGGCCCCATCCACACGCTCTTCAACAACGCCGCCGTGTTCGACCTCGCGCCGCTGCTTGACAGCGACGAGGCCTCGTTCGACAAGCTCTTCGCCGTCAACGTGAAGGGCATGTTCTTCGTGATGCAGGCGGTGCTGCGCCACATGGTCGAGGCTGGCGCGCAGGGCGCGTCGGTCATCAATATGGCCTCGCAGGCGGGTCGCCGTGGCGAGGCGCTGGTGTCGCACTACTGCGCGACCAAGGCGGCCGTCATCAGCTACACGCAGAGCGCCGCGCTGGCCATGGCGCCGCACGGCATCCGCGTCAACGGCATCGCGCCGGGCGTGGTCGATACGCCGATGTGGGACCACGTCGACAGCCTGTTCGCCAAGGCCGAAGGGCTGCCGCCCGGCGAGAAGAAGCGGCGCGTGGGGCTGGAGGTGCCGCTCGGGCGCATGGGCATGCCGGGCGACATCGCGGGCGCCGCGGTGTTCCTCGCCAGCGACGAGGCGCGCTACATCACGGCGCAGACGCTGAACGTCGATGGCGGCAACGTCATGAGCTGA
- a CDS encoding transaldolase family protein, with amino-acid sequence MNEDFHLYLDSADLAELKTCLPHPVVHGVTTNPTLLKRAGVGRGDVPGLLKRCLDLGARQVQAQVYSGDVDGMLEDAKVLLSHFDRGQLVVKIPATRQGLDAGARLIAEDVPVTWTAVYAPEQAHFAAQLGAAYAAPYLGRLEDSGVDGLGLIAQMQSLVAQRPSSATRLLVASIRSREAYLSLLALGVGAITIPPRLFAELLDHPATLAAERGFLADAGDLT; translated from the coding sequence ATGAACGAAGACTTCCATCTCTACCTCGACAGCGCCGACCTGGCAGAGTTGAAAACCTGCCTGCCGCACCCGGTGGTCCACGGCGTGACGACCAACCCGACGCTGCTGAAACGCGCGGGTGTCGGCCGCGGTGACGTGCCCGGCCTGCTGAAGCGCTGCCTCGACCTGGGTGCGCGGCAGGTGCAGGCGCAGGTGTATTCGGGCGACGTCGACGGCATGCTGGAAGACGCGAAAGTGCTGCTCTCGCATTTCGACCGCGGCCAGCTGGTCGTCAAGATTCCCGCCACGCGCCAGGGCCTCGATGCCGGCGCACGGCTCATTGCCGAGGACGTGCCTGTGACATGGACGGCCGTGTACGCACCCGAGCAGGCGCACTTCGCGGCGCAACTGGGCGCGGCCTATGCGGCGCCTTATCTCGGGCGGCTCGAGGATTCGGGTGTCGACGGATTGGGGCTCATCGCACAGATGCAGTCGCTGGTTGCGCAGCGGCCTTCGTCGGCCACGCGGCTCCTGGTGGCGAGCATCCGGTCGCGCGAGGCGTACCTGTCGCTGCTCGCGTTGGGTGTCGGCGCGATCACGATCCCGCCGCGCCTTTTTGCCGAACTGCTGGACCATCCGGCCACGCTGGCCGCCGAGCGCGGCTTCCTTGCCGATGCCGGCGATCTGACCTGA
- a CDS encoding carbohydrate kinase family protein, translating into MRIALTGEALIDFTASEAGALAFLGHEGGSPLNTAVACARLGVHTGFLTQLSTDLFGERLMGFLARNGVDTSFILRSNAPSTLAFVERTPQTNRYAFYTSGSADATWSPEPLPQLPAECRFLHFGSISLLQEPASTRIADLIAANAGRCVIVFDPNVRPSLIPDMAAFRNRVTNWLAMADLVKLSDEDAELLAPGRPVDALAADCLQAGARAVIVTRGGAGATLWRTGHAPLTVAAPRVTVVDTIGAGDTFTAGLSVSLLEHGVKHPAQLGELTEEAWTEVMRFAATAAALNCTREGADPPTLEAVHNALAQADN; encoded by the coding sequence ATGCGAATTGCACTCACGGGCGAAGCCCTGATCGATTTCACCGCCAGCGAAGCGGGCGCCCTGGCGTTCCTCGGCCACGAGGGCGGCTCGCCGCTCAACACGGCCGTGGCCTGCGCGCGGCTCGGGGTGCACACGGGGTTTCTCACGCAGCTGTCGACCGACCTGTTCGGCGAGCGGCTGATGGGTTTCCTGGCGCGCAACGGCGTGGACACCAGCTTCATCCTGCGCAGCAACGCGCCCTCGACGCTGGCCTTCGTCGAGCGCACGCCACAAACCAATCGCTATGCGTTCTATACAAGCGGCAGCGCCGATGCGACCTGGTCGCCCGAGCCGCTGCCGCAGCTGCCGGCGGAGTGCCGATTCCTGCACTTCGGCTCGATCTCGCTGCTGCAGGAGCCCGCCTCGACACGCATCGCAGATCTCATTGCCGCCAACGCCGGGCGCTGCGTGATCGTGTTCGACCCCAATGTGCGGCCGAGCCTGATTCCGGACATGGCCGCGTTCCGCAATCGCGTGACGAACTGGCTGGCGATGGCCGACCTCGTCAAGCTCAGCGACGAAGATGCCGAACTGCTCGCACCCGGCCGGCCGGTCGATGCGCTGGCCGCGGACTGCCTCCAGGCCGGCGCGCGCGCGGTGATCGTCACGCGCGGCGGCGCGGGCGCCACGCTCTGGCGCACGGGGCACGCGCCGCTCACCGTGGCGGCGCCGCGCGTCACCGTGGTCGACACCATCGGCGCGGGCGACACCTTCACTGCGGGGCTCTCGGTGTCGCTGCTCGAACACGGCGTCAAGCACCCAGCCCAACTGGGCGAACTGACGGAGGAAGCCTGGACTGAAGTGATGCGCTTCGCCGCCACCGCCGCCGCCCTGAACTGCACCCGCGAAGGCGCGGACCCACCCACCCTGGAAGCCGTTCACAACGCGCTCGCCCAAGCGGACAATTGA
- a CDS encoding AraC family transcriptional regulator, with the protein MTTSTRKRSVPRQRQPELERDFARSPSLGYEAPEETGLVRCLAHGFPSPLVRWHFHEDYELHLITETSGKAFIGDWIGPFQPGHLVLCGPRLPHNWISLEVPEGGAAGRDRVIQFRHEPIELAAAEIPELREVMQLLERARHGIEFFGMSQQAQTHWDNIKAARGARRLGLFLEFMADLAQCSDYRLLSSVQMQGAQGSDGDAQVDQINEVVNRITNNMAEPIAMSDVAAELGMSESRFSRFFRRSTGNSFTDFVNRVRINSACHLLMQTDHYVTDICYQVGFNNVANFNRRFLEIKGMTPSEFRRQADTRFGSGISS; encoded by the coding sequence ATGACGACGTCCACACGCAAACGTTCGGTCCCCCGTCAGCGCCAACCCGAGCTGGAGCGCGACTTTGCGCGCTCTCCCTCGCTGGGCTACGAGGCTCCTGAAGAAACCGGTCTGGTGCGCTGCCTCGCGCACGGCTTTCCGAGCCCGTTGGTGCGATGGCATTTCCATGAAGACTACGAGCTGCACCTGATCACCGAGACTTCGGGCAAGGCCTTCATCGGCGACTGGATCGGGCCGTTCCAGCCCGGGCACCTGGTGCTCTGCGGGCCGCGGCTGCCGCACAACTGGATCTCGCTCGAGGTGCCCGAAGGCGGCGCCGCAGGACGCGACCGGGTGATCCAGTTCCGGCACGAGCCTATCGAGCTCGCCGCGGCCGAGATTCCCGAACTGCGCGAAGTGATGCAGCTGCTGGAGCGCGCGCGCCACGGCATCGAATTCTTCGGCATGTCGCAGCAGGCGCAGACGCACTGGGACAACATCAAGGCCGCGCGCGGCGCGCGCCGGCTCGGCCTGTTCCTCGAGTTCATGGCCGATCTTGCGCAATGCTCCGACTACCGGCTGCTGTCCAGCGTGCAGATGCAGGGCGCGCAGGGCAGCGACGGCGATGCGCAGGTCGACCAGATCAACGAGGTCGTCAACCGCATCACCAACAACATGGCCGAGCCGATCGCGATGTCCGATGTGGCGGCAGAGCTCGGCATGAGCGAGAGCCGCTTCAGCCGCTTCTTCCGGCGCTCGACCGGCAACAGCTTCACCGACTTCGTCAACCGCGTGCGCATCAACAGCGCCTGCCACCTGCTGATGCAGACCGACCACTACGTGACGGACATCTGCTATCAGGTCGGCTTCAACAACGTGGCGAATTTCAACCGGCGCTTCCTGGAGATCAAGGGCATGACGCCCAGCGAATTCAGGCGCCAGGCCGACACGCGCTTCGGCTCGGGTATTTCTTCTTAG